In one Trichlorobacter lovleyi SZ genomic region, the following are encoded:
- a CDS encoding secondary thiamine-phosphate synthase enzyme YjbQ, translating into MKTFRKELWFETPTRRAFINITSTIEDCLKQSDIREGLLLCNAMHITASVFINDDESGLHQDFEGWLEQLAPEKPHSRYRHNGYEDNGDAHLKRTIMGREVVVAVTEGRLDLGPWEQIFYGEFDGKRRKRVLVKIIGE; encoded by the coding sequence ATGAAGACATTTCGTAAGGAACTCTGGTTTGAAACACCCACACGGCGGGCATTTATCAACATCACCTCCACCATAGAAGACTGCCTGAAACAGAGCGACATCCGGGAGGGGTTGCTGCTGTGCAATGCCATGCATATTACGGCCAGCGTGTTTATCAATGATGATGAATCCGGCCTGCATCAGGATTTTGAGGGCTGGCTGGAGCAGCTGGCCCCGGAAAAACCCCATTCCCGCTACCGTCATAATGGCTATGAAGATAATGGCGATGCCCACCTGAAACGCACGATTATGGGGCGTGAAGTGGTGGTGGCGGTTACCGAAGGCAGGCTTGACCTGGGGCCTTGGGAGCAGATTTTTTATGGTGAGTTTGACGGCAAGCGCAGAAAGCGGGTGCTGGTCAAGATTATCGGAGAATAG
- a CDS encoding NAD(P)-dependent oxidoreductase: MKTFYGSFHGRIMRESLLSMMLYFNRRIGTSLEDQKRRTWGRNDYSSCVALFSQHVLIVGCGALGRSMAELLKAFGARVTGVRRTVSGELPACIDRMITFDRLEQELPRADHVVLLLPGERETDGIFTGRHFAAMKPGSFLYNLGRGNCYREEDLLAALNHGPLAGAGLDVFADEPLPSSSPLWEQHNVLVTPHASAVSREYIELFICEWLERLRGL, translated from the coding sequence GTGAAGACCTTTTATGGCAGCTTCCATGGCCGGATCATGCGTGAAAGCCTGCTTTCAATGATGTTGTACTTCAACCGCCGAATCGGGACATCGCTTGAGGATCAGAAACGGCGAACCTGGGGGCGAAATGACTACAGCAGCTGTGTGGCGCTCTTCAGCCAGCACGTGCTGATCGTTGGTTGTGGTGCGCTGGGGCGATCCATGGCGGAGTTGCTGAAGGCGTTCGGTGCACGAGTCACCGGGGTCAGGCGTACTGTCTCAGGGGAGCTTCCGGCCTGTATCGACCGGATGATCACCTTTGACCGGCTGGAGCAGGAGCTTCCCCGGGCCGACCATGTTGTACTGCTGCTGCCGGGTGAAAGGGAGACCGATGGTATTTTTACCGGGCGGCATTTCGCTGCAATGAAACCGGGTTCATTCCTGTACAACCTGGGACGTGGCAATTGCTACCGAGAGGAAGATCTTCTGGCGGCCCTCAACCATGGCCCCCTTGCAGGAGCCGGGCTGGATGTCTTTGCCGATGAGCCGCTGCCTTCCTCATCCCCCTTGTGGGAACAGCACAACGTGCTTGTCACGCCGCACGCCAGTGCTGTCAGCCGGGAATATATAGAGCTCTTTATTTGTGAGTGGCTGGAACGGCTCCGGGGGCTTTAG
- a CDS encoding rhomboid family intramembrane serine protease has product MEMEDGHGRETVPPGEWRRLLPEYVAAGARYSAVWAVVLASKGIPYSQETEQGQWRLLVPAEQLSAAVREISLYEDENRNWPPLPPLRPALDSGTYTTLSILILLAAFHNLVRSDLVTVAGNYPDWFSSGMMQSGKIMDGEWWRLVTSLTLHADLSHLLGNLCIGGVFVVLLCREMGSGLAWTLLLGAGLLGNLVNGYIQPATHNSIGASTAVFGVVGILAGLSVRRYSQLKKRRWAVPVAAALSLLVLIGSEGKNTDVGAHFFGLLAGLLLGLFTEVLIGRYGYPGRFLNVLLAVCSCLLVVTAWWYALQL; this is encoded by the coding sequence ATGGAAATGGAAGACGGTCATGGCAGGGAAACCGTCCCACCGGGCGAGTGGAGGCGGTTGCTACCCGAATATGTCGCTGCCGGTGCTCGCTATTCGGCAGTTTGGGCCGTGGTATTGGCATCCAAAGGGATTCCGTACAGCCAGGAGACCGAACAGGGACAGTGGCGGCTGCTGGTGCCTGCTGAGCAGTTGTCTGCAGCCGTCCGGGAGATATCGCTCTACGAAGATGAAAACCGCAATTGGCCGCCCTTGCCGCCCCTGCGACCGGCACTGGATAGCGGTACTTACACCACTCTTTCAATCCTGATCCTGCTTGCAGCATTCCATAATCTTGTCCGTTCCGACTTGGTAACCGTTGCCGGCAACTATCCGGACTGGTTCTCAAGCGGTATGATGCAGTCAGGTAAAATCATGGATGGTGAATGGTGGCGGCTGGTTACCTCCCTGACGCTGCATGCCGACCTGTCGCATCTCCTGGGTAATCTCTGTATTGGTGGCGTATTTGTTGTGCTGCTCTGCCGGGAGATGGGTTCCGGTTTGGCCTGGACCCTGCTGCTGGGGGCCGGTCTGCTCGGCAATCTTGTCAACGGGTATATCCAGCCTGCTACGCATAATTCGATCGGTGCCTCCACCGCCGTATTCGGTGTGGTTGGTATTCTGGCCGGTCTCAGTGTGCGGCGCTACAGCCAGCTGAAGAAACGACGCTGGGCCGTGCCTGTGGCTGCAGCGCTTTCGCTGCTTGTCCTGATAGGGAGTGAGGGGAAAAACACCGATGTCGGTGCCCATTTCTTCGGCCTTTTGGCAGGGCTGCTGCTGGGGCTGTTCACCGAGGTCCTGATTGGCCGTTATGGCTATCCCGGCCGCTTTCTGAATGTGCTGCTGGCGGTATGCAGCTGTCTGCTTGTCGTAACCGCCTGGTGGTATGCCCTGCAGCTATAG
- a CDS encoding cupin domain-containing protein produces the protein MSDTNRPAAALISALGLFQHPEGGWYRETYRSGGQIPGNVLPECFDGPRSWCTAIYFLLEQGDCSALHRIKSDELWFFHGGAGLTIHLLTADGIHSAIRLGADIAAGEVFQATVPAGTWFGAEMSGAGEYSLVSCTVSPGFAFADFELADLSVLLRQYPDHDALIKRLTRSAA, from the coding sequence ATGAGTGATACAAACCGACCTGCAGCAGCGTTGATCAGCGCCCTTGGGCTTTTCCAGCACCCGGAAGGTGGCTGGTATCGGGAAACCTACCGCTCCGGCGGACAAATTCCCGGCAATGTCCTGCCGGAATGTTTTGACGGTCCGCGTTCCTGGTGTACCGCCATTTATTTTCTGCTGGAGCAGGGCGACTGCTCTGCGCTCCACAGAATCAAGTCCGATGAATTGTGGTTTTTCCATGGCGGTGCAGGGCTGACCATTCACCTGTTGACAGCGGACGGCATCCATTCTGCAATCAGGCTTGGGGCAGATATCGCAGCAGGAGAGGTCTTTCAGGCTACGGTCCCTGCAGGAACCTGGTTCGGAGCCGAGATGAGTGGAGCAGGGGAATATAGCCTGGTCAGCTGCACGGTTTCACCGGGGTTTGCTTTTGCAGATTTTGAACTGGCTGACCTCAGTGTTTTGTTACGGCAGTATCCTGACCATGATGCACTGATCAAGCGTTTGACCCGCAGTGCCGCTTAG
- a CDS encoding D-isomer specific 2-hydroxyacid dehydrogenase has translation MQITNLLINLQNKAVAAFSNNACHIEHIQKALPDCCITVAEGKNDFLEKLPAAECALVWSFRPEW, from the coding sequence ATGCAGATAACCAATCTCCTCATTAACCTGCAAAACAAGGCGGTAGCCGCCTTTTCCAACAATGCATGCCACATCGAGCATATTCAGAAGGCCCTCCCGGACTGCTGCATCACGGTTGCCGAAGGGAAAAACGACTTTCTGGAAAAACTTCCCGCAGCTGAATGCGCCCTAGTCTGGTCGTTCAGGCCGGAGTGGTAA
- a CDS encoding HD domain-containing protein, with the protein MNTLQHPLQQFFPQQYHDLILMVGGTVRDFLLQQPASDYDLIAVLPEELLPLLGFRLVAGKTTRPVWFHHDAQLGKLELIRLDDLCQLDADLSCRDFTINAIALSLSGRLYDPLNGQHDLQQRLLRLCSGRSFAEDPLRIIRGIRFVADGWRMVPETAQLIQQQDWSAQLACLPVERFSREMIKALAANRAERFFELMIQYRLGTDWLPELFRMPDIPAGPLQHHPEGDLLTHCLQVLQRVAAVTPDPLTRFCAFFHDIGKLSTDPALYPKHHGHDEAGFKLALNLCKQLCLPAEWGRALAWTSRLHTNLNRWAELRDATRLRIAEQACKAGISRILPVVSAADKPGNSTPDQWFQALEIAAMNSAQLGIDKDQLEAMRAKHRPDFILQQRIRLLRSYEDIS; encoded by the coding sequence ATGAATACCCTGCAGCATCCCCTGCAACAGTTCTTCCCGCAGCAGTACCATGACCTGATTCTTATGGTTGGCGGTACGGTGCGGGATTTTTTGTTGCAGCAGCCTGCCAGTGATTATGACCTGATCGCCGTCTTGCCTGAGGAGCTGCTGCCGTTGCTCGGCTTTCGGCTGGTTGCAGGCAAGACCACCAGGCCGGTCTGGTTTCATCATGATGCTCAGCTGGGTAAGCTGGAACTGATCCGGCTTGATGATCTTTGCCAACTTGATGCTGATCTGAGCTGTCGTGATTTCACCATCAATGCCATTGCCTTAAGCTTAAGCGGCAGGCTGTATGATCCCTTGAACGGCCAGCATGACCTGCAGCAGCGGCTGCTGCGGCTCTGCTCAGGCCGGAGTTTTGCCGAAGACCCGCTACGGATTATCCGTGGTATACGCTTTGTGGCTGATGGCTGGCGGATGGTTCCTGAAACGGCGCAGTTGATCCAACAGCAGGATTGGTCTGCCCAACTGGCTTGCCTGCCGGTTGAACGGTTCAGCCGCGAGATGATCAAGGCTCTGGCAGCAAACCGGGCGGAGCGTTTTTTTGAGCTGATGATTCAGTACAGGCTTGGAACCGACTGGCTGCCGGAACTGTTCAGGATGCCGGATATCCCCGCCGGGCCGCTGCAGCATCATCCTGAAGGGGATCTGTTGACCCATTGCCTGCAGGTATTGCAACGGGTTGCAGCGGTAACTCCTGATCCCCTGACCCGTTTCTGTGCTTTTTTTCATGATATCGGCAAACTGTCCACTGATCCGGCCCTGTATCCAAAACACCATGGTCATGATGAGGCCGGATTCAAACTTGCGCTGAACCTGTGCAAGCAGCTCTGTCTACCAGCAGAGTGGGGCAGGGCACTGGCCTGGACCAGCCGCCTGCATACCAACCTGAACCGCTGGGCAGAATTGCGGGATGCAACCAGGTTGCGGATAGCGGAACAGGCCTGTAAGGCCGGTATCAGCCGGATCCTGCCGGTTGTGTCAGCCGCTGACAAACCGGGCAACAGTACCCCTGATCAGTGGTTTCAGGCCCTGGAGATTGCCGCCATGAACAGTGCGCAACTGGGGATCGACAAAGACCAGCTTGAGGCGATGCGAGCAAAGCATCGACCTGACTTTATCCTGCAGCAGCGAATCAGATTGTTGAGGTCATATGAAGACATTTCGTAA
- a CDS encoding integration host factor subunit alpha: MTKTDLVEKIQASIGLSRKDAAVMLESVFSIMKESLEAGETIKISGFGSFVVSRKAARRGRNPQTGEAITIEARKVLTFKPGSVLRDAINGEAV; encoded by the coding sequence GTGACCAAAACAGACTTAGTAGAGAAAATCCAGGCCAGCATCGGCCTGTCCAGAAAAGATGCCGCTGTCATGCTGGAATCCGTTTTTTCCATTATGAAGGAATCACTTGAAGCTGGCGAGACCATCAAGATATCCGGTTTTGGCAGTTTTGTTGTCAGCCGGAAGGCTGCACGCCGTGGGCGCAATCCGCAGACCGGTGAGGCAATCACGATTGAGGCCCGTAAGGTGCTTACATTCAAGCCCGGTTCGGTACTCCGTGACGCCATCAACGGCGAGGCAGTATAA